A single window of Desulfovibrio sp. UIB00 DNA harbors:
- a CDS encoding amino acid adenylation domain-containing protein produces MNAEAPILSRLGLRRWIAEVLDCSPELIGDDDSLIELGMSSLMMMRLPVMLKKAGVSVKLADMLKNATLGGWVRLMEQGRRCAVEQEPERIVDGQPFALTDMQRAYWLGRQTVFPLGGIAAHGYLEIHEPKGKFDLPRLEKALNQTILAHPMLRTVLTPDGQQKVLPEVPWYRIHSRCGTHATAECREEMRAEVLPAETWPLFNICVSGTDNVPCAYLHISFDILLLDVASLALWLNELHGLYTGQQKKACISNRQFSQYVAQAEASKELASAKRHREWWQARAAQLPRAPQLPFAHQPRELTPPVIGRLASHMKADAWQSLKSHAARAGVTAAGMFAAILGETLSRFSRSPHMTLNLTLFDRAGERAAYEGVLGDFTSMLPVTVRAGAGQTFLALCRAAHEDICQALSHADISGAEVNAIIARAHTTPNENPLPVVLTCATGIAGGSYLDAASRFGELIFACNQAPQTWIDAQVVEYRDGLSLVWDYPQGLFPPDLVESMFEQFVALAHALSDGGVWGMSAQTVRQPRIQPASLALLPHARQSLAGPFLKRAASSPAATAIITPEKTLSYGELDRLSGDLARRLTSELLVNKGELVGIALPKGWLQVVAVLAVLRAGAAYLPVNVSDPQSRILTILAEGGVRLALCDGKNQGFLADADCQLAEISVESTPLLLADFSGNDTGSTRATGAGKKQSSGQTVAVDASVDVDPEATAYVIFTSGSTGKPKGVAVSHQSALNTILDVNSRNAVGPNDRVFGISQLNFDLSVYDIFGTLAAGAALVLPQHAEFAEPLEWVMLVEHTQVTVWNSVPALAQLLLDSAKATGGCLKHLRLFMLSGDWLPVELAASILALPQEPRLVSMGGATEAAIWSVEKVVDALLPGQKTVPYGKPLSGQMLYVLDASMRPCPLWVPGEIYIAGVGLAQEYLHRPELTEQSFFPHPQTGERLYRTGDWGRMLPDGDIEFMGRDDTQVKINGMRIELGEIESAIAEMPGVRQAVAVVAEHSQSRKIVAFAQPDGDLKVDAQRIGLALKGRLPYSWLPAEICLESAFPLTANGKVDRRALTARAKASLSKPRAREASVPETKAQQQIADAWASVLNGARPGVSVSFFDAGGTSFLAMQLSTRLTAVLQRPVPVLSVFQYTTIASQAKHLIDAEVLCSTESGHTQGRVEKLRAMASRVRPRR; encoded by the coding sequence ATGAATGCTGAAGCTCCGATACTATCGCGCCTCGGCTTGCGCCGCTGGATTGCGGAAGTTCTTGATTGCTCCCCAGAATTGATAGGAGATGATGATTCCCTCATAGAGCTTGGCATGAGTTCGCTCATGATGATGCGCCTGCCTGTTATGCTCAAAAAAGCTGGCGTTAGCGTCAAACTTGCGGATATGCTGAAAAATGCAACCTTGGGAGGCTGGGTTCGGTTGATGGAGCAGGGCAGAAGGTGCGCTGTGGAGCAGGAGCCGGAACGCATCGTCGACGGGCAGCCCTTTGCGCTCACGGATATGCAGCGAGCATACTGGCTGGGGCGTCAAACGGTTTTTCCCCTGGGGGGAATTGCCGCGCACGGCTATCTGGAAATTCATGAGCCAAAGGGAAAATTTGATCTGCCGCGTCTGGAAAAAGCCCTCAACCAGACAATACTGGCCCATCCCATGCTGCGGACAGTGCTGACGCCAGATGGGCAGCAAAAGGTGCTGCCAGAGGTTCCCTGGTACCGTATACACAGCCGTTGCGGCACGCATGCCACGGCAGAGTGCAGGGAGGAGATGCGGGCAGAAGTGCTGCCAGCGGAAACGTGGCCGCTGTTCAACATATGCGTGAGCGGAACGGACAACGTGCCTTGCGCATATCTCCATATCAGCTTTGATATCCTGCTGCTTGATGTGGCCTCTCTGGCTTTGTGGCTGAACGAGCTGCACGGTCTTTACACTGGGCAGCAGAAAAAAGCCTGCATCAGTAACAGACAGTTCTCACAATATGTAGCGCAAGCTGAGGCCAGCAAAGAACTGGCGTCTGCAAAGAGGCACCGGGAGTGGTGGCAGGCGCGCGCGGCGCAGTTGCCCCGAGCGCCCCAGTTGCCGTTTGCCCATCAGCCAAGAGAACTCACGCCGCCCGTCATAGGTCGGCTTGCGTCGCACATGAAGGCCGATGCATGGCAAAGCCTCAAAAGTCACGCGGCAAGGGCCGGGGTGACAGCTGCGGGAATGTTCGCTGCCATTCTTGGTGAAACTCTTTCGCGGTTCAGCCGTTCGCCTCACATGACTCTGAACCTGACCCTGTTTGACCGGGCAGGGGAAAGAGCAGCCTATGAAGGCGTGTTGGGTGATTTTACCTCCATGCTGCCGGTGACGGTGCGCGCTGGTGCGGGGCAGACTTTTCTTGCGCTGTGCCGCGCCGCCCATGAGGATATTTGTCAGGCACTGTCGCATGCGGATATCAGCGGGGCCGAGGTCAATGCAATCATCGCCCGCGCTCACACTACACCCAACGAAAACCCACTCCCCGTTGTGTTGACCTGCGCCACGGGCATTGCAGGCGGCAGCTATCTGGATGCGGCTTCACGCTTCGGAGAACTGATTTTTGCCTGCAATCAGGCTCCGCAGACATGGATAGACGCGCAGGTTGTGGAATATCGCGATGGGCTTTCGCTGGTTTGGGATTATCCCCAAGGTCTTTTCCCTCCCGACCTTGTTGAAAGCATGTTTGAGCAGTTTGTAGCTCTGGCCCATGCCCTGTCGGACGGCGGGGTGTGGGGGATGTCTGCTCAGACCGTGCGGCAGCCGCGTATACAGCCAGCATCTCTGGCCTTGTTGCCGCATGCCCGGCAGAGCCTGGCAGGGCCTTTCTTGAAGCGCGCCGCGTCCAGCCCTGCGGCAACCGCCATCATTACACCCGAGAAGACGCTCTCTTACGGCGAACTGGATCGGCTCAGCGGGGATCTGGCCCGTCGGCTGACCTCGGAACTGCTGGTCAACAAGGGGGAACTGGTTGGCATTGCCCTTCCCAAGGGATGGCTTCAGGTGGTGGCCGTGCTGGCGGTGCTTCGCGCTGGGGCGGCATACTTGCCCGTGAACGTCAGTGACCCGCAAAGCCGTATTTTGACCATCCTTGCGGAAGGCGGCGTTCGTCTTGCCCTGTGCGATGGGAAAAACCAAGGGTTTCTGGCTGACGCAGACTGCCAGCTTGCAGAAATTTCTGTCGAAAGCACCCCTCTGCTGCTTGCGGATTTTTCCGGAAATGACACGGGGAGTACAAGGGCAACTGGAGCTGGCAAGAAGCAATCCAGCGGACAGACTGTTGCGGTTGACGCCTCGGTGGATGTCGATCCGGAAGCCACGGCCTATGTGATTTTTACTTCTGGGTCTACGGGCAAACCCAAGGGCGTGGCGGTTTCGCATCAATCCGCGCTGAATACGATTTTAGATGTCAATTCCAGGAATGCCGTGGGTCCAAATGACAGGGTGTTTGGCATCTCGCAACTCAACTTTGATCTTTCCGTCTATGACATCTTCGGCACTCTGGCGGCTGGCGCGGCTTTGGTTTTGCCACAGCACGCGGAATTTGCCGAACCTCTGGAATGGGTAATGCTGGTGGAGCATACGCAGGTTACTGTGTGGAACTCTGTGCCGGCGCTGGCGCAATTGCTGCTGGATTCAGCCAAAGCCACAGGAGGGTGCCTGAAGCATTTGCGCCTCTTTATGCTCAGTGGAGACTGGCTGCCCGTAGAATTGGCCGCCAGCATCCTTGCCTTGCCGCAAGAGCCGCGTCTGGTCAGCATGGGCGGAGCGACAGAAGCTGCAATCTGGTCAGTTGAAAAAGTTGTGGATGCGCTTTTGCCGGGGCAGAAGACAGTTCCTTATGGAAAACCGCTTTCCGGTCAGATGCTCTACGTGCTGGACGCATCCATGAGGCCATGCCCCCTGTGGGTACCCGGCGAAATATACATCGCAGGAGTGGGACTCGCGCAGGAATATCTGCACAGGCCGGAACTGACGGAACAATCGTTTTTTCCTCACCCTCAGACTGGCGAGCGGCTCTACCGAACCGGCGACTGGGGAAGAATGCTTCCCGATGGCGATATTGAATTTATGGGCCGCGATGACACGCAGGTCAAAATCAACGGCATGCGCATTGAGCTTGGTGAAATTGAATCAGCCATTGCAGAGATGCCCGGTGTGCGGCAGGCCGTTGCTGTTGTGGCCGAGCATTCGCAGAGTAGAAAAATCGTGGCTTTTGCCCAGCCGGACGGAGATCTCAAGGTGGACGCCCAGCGTATCGGCCTGGCCCTGAAAGGTCGATTGCCTTATTCCTGGCTCCCAGCGGAAATTTGTCTGGAATCCGCATTCCCACTCACTGCCAACGGCAAGGTTGATCGGCGCGCCCTGACTGCCCGGGCAAAGGCCTCCCTGAGCAAGCCCCGCGCCAGAGAGGCGTCTGTTCCTGAAACAAAGGCCCAGCAGCAGATAGCGGATGCGTGGGCATCCGTGCTCAATGGAGCGCGACCGGGCGTATCGGTATCCTTTTTTGATGCAGGCGGGACTTCATTTCTTGCCATGCAGCTGTCCACCAGGCTCACGGCGGTATTGCAGCGGCCTGTGCCTGTTCTTTCTGTTTTTCAGTACACAACCATAGCCAGTCAGGCGAAGCACCTCATTGATGCCGAAGTGCTCTGTTCCACAGAATCCGGGCACACTCAAGGCCGCGTTGAGAAGCTCCGCGCCATGGCGTCCCGCGTCCGCCCCAGGAGGTAA
- a CDS encoding AMP-binding protein encodes MFYAHDLGWPIKEIERYRAEGYWREETLNTFLSDLARKHTGHLAVIDGEFCLTYAELEQKVAQAAAGFAALGLTAGQTVVLQLPNCWEFVVAFFALVRLGVAPVMALPAHRKTEISAFVEAAGAKAYICADEVSGFDYRTLARELQQQHPGLDHVIVRGNAEEFVPFQSLFGTGFALPQDPAMPDSLLCFLLSGGTTSTPKLIARVHCEYLCSARYNAAANGFDAATVYLATLPMAHNFPLAAPGLLGTLLCGGTLVIAENPDPDTCFDLIDKHSVTSTALVPPAAILWCDMAELLDRERDFPSLQSIQVGGARVSEDLARRTIRVFGCRFQNVFGMSEGLVSMTRMDMDEETVCSTQGKPVCPADEFRIVDAAGKEVPDNTVGGLQIRGPYTIHAYYKRPDVDAASFTTDGFFRTGDLARRRPDGCMVLEGREKDQIQRCGEKITPEEVENVLVTCPGVRDAVLVGIPDEHLGERICAFIHVHEHDDGGLSARSLRLFLQQNGMTTFKIPDQFVFVPSFPCTAVGKNNRRSLREQLLTQYQQHIAEAKGAEHEC; translated from the coding sequence ATGTTTTACGCGCATGATCTTGGATGGCCGATAAAGGAGATAGAGCGCTACAGGGCGGAGGGTTACTGGCGTGAAGAAACGCTCAACACCTTTCTGAGTGATCTGGCGCGTAAGCACACAGGGCATCTTGCTGTTATTGATGGCGAGTTTTGCCTTACCTATGCTGAGCTGGAACAAAAGGTGGCTCAGGCTGCCGCCGGGTTTGCCGCACTTGGGCTCACGGCGGGGCAAACGGTGGTTTTGCAGTTGCCAAACTGCTGGGAATTTGTGGTTGCCTTTTTTGCCCTTGTCCGCCTTGGGGTTGCCCCGGTTATGGCTCTGCCAGCGCATCGAAAGACAGAGATTTCCGCATTTGTGGAGGCGGCTGGCGCAAAAGCCTATATCTGCGCCGACGAGGTGTCAGGCTTTGACTACCGCACGTTGGCTCGCGAACTGCAACAGCAGCACCCCGGCCTTGATCACGTAATTGTGCGCGGCAATGCAGAGGAGTTTGTTCCTTTCCAATCCTTGTTTGGCACCGGTTTTGCCTTGCCGCAAGACCCTGCCATGCCCGACTCCCTGCTCTGTTTTCTGCTTTCGGGCGGCACCACGAGCACCCCAAAGCTGATTGCGCGCGTCCATTGTGAATACCTCTGTTCAGCCCGTTACAACGCCGCCGCCAATGGGTTCGATGCCGCGACTGTCTATCTGGCCACCTTGCCTATGGCGCACAACTTTCCGCTGGCCGCACCCGGTCTGCTGGGAACCCTTTTATGCGGCGGAACCCTGGTCATAGCCGAAAATCCCGATCCAGACACCTGCTTTGACCTGATAGACAAGCATTCCGTCACCAGCACCGCCCTTGTGCCGCCTGCGGCGATTCTCTGGTGCGATATGGCGGAACTGCTGGATCGTGAGAGGGATTTTCCCAGCTTACAGAGCATCCAGGTTGGTGGGGCGCGCGTGAGTGAAGATCTTGCAAGGCGCACCATAAGAGTATTCGGCTGCCGCTTTCAGAATGTTTTTGGCATGTCTGAAGGCCTGGTGAGCATGACCCGCATGGATATGGATGAAGAAACGGTTTGCAGCACACAGGGAAAACCCGTGTGCCCGGCGGACGAGTTTCGTATCGTTGACGCTGCAGGCAAGGAGGTTCCGGACAATACCGTAGGTGGTTTGCAGATTCGCGGGCCATACACCATCCATGCCTACTACAAACGACCAGATGTCGATGCTGCATCGTTTACCACCGATGGATTTTTTCGCACTGGGGACCTTGCGCGGCGTAGGCCTGACGGGTGCATGGTGCTTGAAGGGCGGGAAAAGGATCAAATCCAGCGTTGTGGAGAAAAAATAACTCCCGAGGAAGTGGAAAATGTACTCGTAACCTGCCCGGGAGTGCGTGATGCCGTGCTTGTGGGCATTCCGGACGAGCATCTGGGCGAGCGTATATGCGCTTTTATCCATGTCCACGAGCACGATGACGGCGGCTTGAGCGCGCGCTCGCTACGTCTTTTTTTACAGCAGAACGGTATGACGACCTTCAAGATCCCCGACCAGTTTGTATTTGTTCCTTCGTTTCCCTGCACTGCGGTGGGCAAAAATAACCGCCGCAGCTTGCGCGAGCAGCTTCTGACGCAATATCAGCAACATATTGCAGAAGCTAAAGGAGCAGAACATGAATGCTGA
- a CDS encoding MFS transporter, whose translation MRMFAMLSRKPFSVWSLIASLYTTQYLGLSFFSVALVAILRKQGAPLEQISSVYALGMIGACKFLWAPLVDKIRFTPRIGHFRGWLILMQSLLVVVLCAIASLDVQTDFGSVYLLCIVMALCGATQDIATDGLVCSILSKEERGIGNGIQTAGGMLGFMIGAGFVLMAYPSLGWRQSVLILALGTAVSLVQLLFFIEDELQIQKQSGLQAAARLVGFWRQPGMTSWLVMLLLFPMGITVAYSLLTPILVDNHWSLERIGFYVDVLGPVMGIASSLFAGWMISRHGRSFTMNYCLGMQLLSIAAVLFMAMGNVSTSMVVAAVMAHFLGYVPSVTMLSTLMMDHASKESPATDYTVQFSIYQFFAMGMGGTGMVMAGRLGYSATICAALACSALGGIFARFYVSSSAKKETRASVA comes from the coding sequence ATGCGTATGTTTGCAATGTTATCACGAAAGCCTTTTTCTGTATGGAGTCTGATAGCCAGCCTCTACACTACGCAATACCTCGGGCTGAGCTTTTTTTCAGTTGCGCTTGTTGCCATATTACGCAAGCAGGGTGCGCCTCTTGAGCAGATAAGCTCCGTTTATGCCCTTGGCATGATTGGAGCCTGCAAATTTTTGTGGGCTCCCTTGGTGGATAAAATTCGTTTCACACCAAGAATTGGTCATTTTCGTGGTTGGCTGATCTTGATGCAGTCGCTCCTGGTTGTGGTGCTTTGTGCTATCGCAAGCCTGGATGTGCAAACAGACTTTGGCTCTGTTTATCTGCTGTGCATCGTCATGGCCCTGTGCGGAGCAACCCAGGATATCGCAACAGATGGCCTGGTATGCTCCATCCTTTCCAAAGAAGAGCGGGGCATCGGCAATGGCATTCAGACTGCCGGGGGCATGCTCGGCTTTATGATAGGCGCAGGCTTTGTGTTGATGGCATACCCCAGTCTTGGCTGGCGTCAGTCTGTCTTGATTCTGGCTCTGGGCACTGCCGTGTCGTTGGTGCAACTGCTTTTCTTTATTGAAGATGAATTGCAAATTCAAAAGCAAAGTGGTTTGCAGGCCGCTGCCCGGCTTGTGGGGTTTTGGCGTCAGCCGGGCATGACATCCTGGCTTGTGATGCTGTTGCTTTTCCCCATGGGAATTACAGTTGCCTACAGTCTGTTGACGCCAATTCTGGTGGATAATCATTGGTCGCTTGAACGCATCGGGTTTTATGTGGATGTGCTCGGTCCAGTTATGGGCATTGCTTCCAGCTTGTTCGCAGGGTGGATGATTTCCCGCCACGGACGGAGTTTCACCATGAATTACTGCCTGGGGATGCAGCTGCTCAGTATTGCAGCGGTGCTTTTTATGGCCATGGGAAACGTGAGCACAAGTATGGTCGTAGCTGCGGTCATGGCTCATTTTCTGGGCTATGTGCCGTCCGTCACCATGCTTAGCACGCTGATGATGGATCATGCATCCAAAGAAAGTCCGGCAACGGACTACACAGTGCAGTTCAGCATATATCAGTTTTTTGCAATGGGCATGGGGGGCACGGGCATGGTCATGGCTGGTCGCCTGGGTTACAGTGCAACTATTTGCGCAGCGTTAGCCTGCTCGGCGCTAGGGGGAATCTTCGCCAGATTTTATGTGTCCTCCTCTGCCAAAAAAGAAACCCGCGCGTCTGTGGCTTAA
- a CDS encoding ABC transporter permease — MALLIKELIQMKRDRATFSMLLSVPLMEILLFGYAINADPKHLPTLVVDGDQSVMSRSFVSSLEVSGYFLITNRNATEAESQRALANGSTQFVINIPVDFSRNVARGERPEVLVEADATDPSATSAAIAALSGLAAKAINADLTGPLSELKQGSPPYSLLVHRKYNEENESAFSVVPGILGVVLSSTMIMMTSIAMTRERERGTLESLLVAPIRPLEMMLGKISPYILIGFGQILVILTAAKVLFHVPMMGSMALLFLVCVVFICANLALGFIFSSIAKNQMQANQASSGFLLPSIILSGFMFPYRGMPDWAQWLGEILPVTHFLRIVRGILLKGNTLADIWVDFGALVLILAVVCTLSIRCYRRTLD; from the coding sequence GTGGCTTTGCTGATTAAGGAACTGATCCAGATGAAGCGCGACCGGGCAACGTTTTCCATGTTGCTCAGCGTGCCGCTGATGGAAATTCTTCTGTTTGGCTATGCGATCAATGCCGACCCAAAGCATCTGCCCACCCTTGTGGTTGATGGTGATCAGTCGGTTATGAGCCGTTCGTTTGTAAGTTCCCTGGAAGTATCGGGCTATTTTTTGATCACCAACCGCAATGCAACGGAAGCTGAGTCGCAGCGGGCGCTGGCCAACGGTTCCACCCAGTTTGTCATCAATATTCCCGTAGATTTTTCACGAAATGTTGCCAGAGGCGAACGCCCCGAGGTACTGGTCGAGGCTGACGCAACCGATCCTTCCGCCACTTCCGCCGCCATAGCTGCCCTGTCCGGGCTTGCGGCAAAAGCCATAAATGCGGATCTCACCGGGCCCCTTTCTGAATTGAAGCAGGGGAGCCCGCCGTACTCGTTGCTGGTGCACCGCAAGTATAACGAAGAAAACGAATCGGCGTTCAGCGTGGTTCCCGGTATCCTTGGCGTGGTGCTTTCATCAACCATGATCATGATGACTTCCATAGCCATGACCCGCGAACGCGAACGTGGAACCCTGGAAAGTCTGCTGGTGGCCCCCATTCGCCCCCTAGAGATGATGCTTGGCAAGATTTCGCCCTACATTCTTATAGGATTCGGTCAGATACTGGTTATTCTTACAGCTGCAAAGGTGCTTTTCCATGTGCCAATGATGGGTTCCATGGCCTTGCTGTTTCTGGTTTGCGTGGTTTTTATCTGCGCAAATCTGGCACTTGGATTCATTTTTTCATCCATTGCGAAAAACCAGATGCAGGCCAATCAGGCTTCTTCAGGTTTTCTGCTGCCGTCCATCATATTGTCAGGGTTTATGTTCCCGTATCGGGGTATGCCAGACTGGGCGCAATGGCTTGGTGAAATATTGCCGGTAACGCATTTTTTGCGGATTGTGCGCGGGATTCTTCTCAAAGGTAATACCCTTGCTGATATCTGGGTGGATTTTGGCGCGTTAGTGCTGATTCTGGCGGTTGTCTGCACGCTGTCCATCCGCTGCTACCGCCGTACGCTGGATTAG